The following proteins are co-located in the Coraliomargarita sinensis genome:
- a CDS encoding DUF2281 domain-containing protein, with amino-acid sequence MSTAEQIIQEIASLRPEKQSEVLEFVEFLKEKEKRNEENALREASLAAALRGMEDEESLYTESDVIEKIG; translated from the coding sequence ATGAGCACTGCGGAACAAATCATCCAAGAGATTGCCTCTCTACGGCCGGAGAAGCAGTCTGAAGTGCTTGAATTCGTAGAGTTTCTAAAAGAAAAAGAGAAAAGAAACGAAGAGAATGCCCTTAGAGAAGCCTCCCTCGCTGCAGCACTGCGAGGGATGGAGGACGAGGAAAGCCTCTACACAGAATCTGATGTGATCGAGAAGATCGGATGA